The proteins below are encoded in one region of Ostrea edulis chromosome 3, xbOstEdul1.1, whole genome shotgun sequence:
- the LOC130052729 gene encoding uncharacterized protein LOC130052729 isoform X1 codes for MHVYIILLFFSRFDTYGKSFMYVLSRMVENVIQAVPNSKHQYRHLFDTLVKMFGMESGISFEHGLPEQTLQMGNVEVKGFEPDIIYAHHRINGFENKLETPRIVVICEVMEDKPVSSCIDVSPPNSNTKGKTIGANNPEVSSTTAKKEQVHKTVSRLSEKNIGQHCGKLLFKHDQSIDYNSVFGIVVQQTQVTFTELGMTDTQYQKIKRGKVTLVDGERPTFSYTRPYDFLKKEELEVLIEPFIKFGIEQDQ; via the exons atgcatgtatatatcatattgcTTTTCTTTTCTAGGTTTGATACTTACGGGAAAAGTTTCATGTATGTTCTGTCAAGAATGGTTGAAAATGTGATACAGGCCGTTCCAAACTCAAAGCATCAATACCGTCATCTGTTCGACACCTTAGTCAAAATGTTTGGAATGGAAAGCGGAATCAG TTTTGAACATGGTCTTCCTGAACAGACATTACAAATGGGCAATGTTGAGGTGAAAGGTTTTGAACCGGATATCATCTATGCTCATCACCGGATTAATGGATTTGAAAATAAGCTGGAGACACCTCGTATAGTCGTGATTTGTGAG GTAATGGAAGATAAGCCAGTGTCATCGTGCATTGATGTATCCCCTCCAAATAGCAACACCAAAGGAAAGACAATCGGTGCAAATAATCCAGAGGTGTCATCAACGACGGCAAAAAAGGAACAGGTGCACAAAACCGTGTCAAGGTtgtctgaaaaaaatattggtcAACACTGTGGAAAACTTCTGTTCAAGCACGATCAGTCCATTGATTATAATTCAGTGTTTGGCATTGTTGTCCAACAAACTCAA GTCACATTTACGGAACTTGGAATGACAGATACACAGTATCAAAAAATAAAACGTGGGAAAGTTACGCTTGTTGATGGAGAGAGACCAACATTTTCATATACCAGACcatatgattttttgaaaaaggaaGAACTGGAAGTATTGATTGAACCTTTTATAAAGTTTGGTATCGAGCAGGATCAATAA
- the LOC130052729 gene encoding uncharacterized protein LOC130052729 isoform X2, producing the protein MHVYIILLFFSRFDTYGKSFMYVLSRMVENVIQAVPNSKHQYRHLFDTLVKMFGMESGISFEHGLPEQTLQMGNVEVKGFEPDIIYAHHRINGFENKLETPRIVVICEVMEDKPVSSCIDVSPPNSNTKGKTIGANNPEVSSTTAKKEQVHKTVSRLSEKNIGQHCGKLLFKHDQSIDYNSVFGIVVQQTQIWYESYLEQGGHKLTPAPLGP; encoded by the exons atgcatgtatatatcatattgcTTTTCTTTTCTAGGTTTGATACTTACGGGAAAAGTTTCATGTATGTTCTGTCAAGAATGGTTGAAAATGTGATACAGGCCGTTCCAAACTCAAAGCATCAATACCGTCATCTGTTCGACACCTTAGTCAAAATGTTTGGAATGGAAAGCGGAATCAG TTTTGAACATGGTCTTCCTGAACAGACATTACAAATGGGCAATGTTGAGGTGAAAGGTTTTGAACCGGATATCATCTATGCTCATCACCGGATTAATGGATTTGAAAATAAGCTGGAGACACCTCGTATAGTCGTGATTTGTGAG GTAATGGAAGATAAGCCAGTGTCATCGTGCATTGATGTATCCCCTCCAAATAGCAACACCAAAGGAAAGACAATCGGTGCAAATAATCCAGAGGTGTCATCAACGACGGCAAAAAAGGAACAGGTGCACAAAACCGTGTCAAGGTtgtctgaaaaaaatattggtcAACACTGTGGAAAACTTCTGTTCAAGCACGATCAGTCCATTGATTATAATTCAGTGTTTGGCATTGTTGTCCAACAAACTCAA atttggtatgaatcttatttggaacaagggggacataaattgactcctgcacccctggggccttag